Proteins encoded in a region of the Thermococcus stetteri genome:
- a CDS encoding ABC transporter permease, translating into MRRGWLYLFIFALALWVLLARLYPTLIPGIGETLTFYSLVGTAEVLNATILTFYHSFAGFLIAFALVGLSILLSLYSNEFKAFFSALNVFLQSVSVLVWTIIFIMIFGVTSPIAPILVTAMAAFPALLSAGISSSENLLEKYRPLVVLAKPSRLQLYWHFIVPGTLPEMVSASRVALGIALRISVVAEAFGSAGGIGYQLVYSYDLGIREGVFAWALLLIVLMVTLDQLILRRLEVWVRRWYW; encoded by the coding sequence ATGAGGCGTGGCTGGCTCTACCTCTTTATTTTTGCACTGGCTTTATGGGTTCTCCTGGCAAGGCTCTATCCAACCTTAATTCCGGGAATAGGTGAAACTCTCACCTTTTACTCCCTCGTCGGCACGGCCGAAGTTCTGAACGCCACAATTTTAACCTTCTACCACAGCTTTGCCGGTTTTCTCATTGCTTTTGCCCTCGTGGGGCTTTCCATACTCCTGTCGCTCTACTCCAATGAGTTCAAGGCCTTCTTCTCGGCCCTAAACGTCTTCCTCCAGAGCGTTTCAGTCCTCGTCTGGACGATAATCTTCATCATGATATTCGGGGTTACGAGTCCAATAGCTCCAATCCTCGTCACGGCGATGGCGGCCTTTCCTGCGCTCCTCTCGGCCGGAATAAGCTCGAGTGAGAATCTCCTTGAAAAGTACAGACCGCTGGTCGTTTTAGCGAAGCCCTCAAGGCTTCAGCTCTACTGGCACTTCATCGTTCCTGGAACCCTTCCTGAGATGGTCTCGGCGAGCAGGGTGGCCCTTGGAATAGCCCTAAGGATAAGCGTCGTGGCGGAAGCCTTTGGTTCAGCAGGGGGAATAGGCTACCAGCTCGTCTACTCCTACGATTTGGGAATCAGAGAAGGTGTCTTCGCGTGGGCGCTTCTCCTGATAGTCCTGATGGTAACCCTTGACCAGCTAATCCTGAGGAGGCTTGAGGTGTGGGTGAGGCGCTGGTACTGGTGA
- a CDS encoding ABC transporter substrate-binding protein encodes MRKWLALLLVGMIALTAGCIGSNEKASTSTTTELPTVKAATLMGGISTLDIMEAKGFDRENRFKVQALRLGKTPDIIAALAKGETDFAVIPAEMAAKLAQGRAGIEIVAVDMMQNQAILGKEEMKPEDLRGKKIGAVVASGTFKLFQAYMKVLYNITPEDYEVVNVPPGSIKDSLKDVDAVVIWEPIVSELIAGNVSVIATFEDLWDEAEERGIVEGDPVMLVWVVRKDFADEHPELVKAFVRAQEESAKFWKENADETKKILGDLYHLDAKTLDILYDRTEINDEGLNDELIRGIKSEWKLAYLGGYLEKDPSNLDIFYRG; translated from the coding sequence ATGAGGAAGTGGCTCGCCCTGCTGCTTGTGGGAATGATTGCCCTTACTGCCGGGTGCATAGGCTCGAACGAGAAGGCATCAACGAGCACGACAACCGAGCTTCCCACAGTGAAGGCAGCTACTCTCATGGGTGGGATAAGCACCCTCGACATCATGGAGGCCAAGGGCTTCGACAGGGAGAACAGGTTTAAGGTTCAGGCCCTCAGGCTCGGGAAGACACCGGACATAATCGCGGCTCTCGCGAAGGGCGAGACGGACTTCGCCGTCATTCCAGCCGAGATGGCGGCAAAGCTGGCCCAGGGCAGAGCAGGAATAGAGATAGTGGCCGTTGACATGATGCAGAACCAGGCGATACTCGGGAAGGAGGAGATGAAGCCAGAAGACCTCAGGGGCAAGAAGATAGGGGCCGTTGTCGCGTCGGGAACCTTCAAGCTCTTCCAGGCCTACATGAAGGTTCTCTACAACATAACTCCAGAGGACTACGAAGTTGTCAACGTCCCGCCCGGCTCGATAAAGGACTCGCTTAAGGACGTTGACGCCGTCGTCATCTGGGAGCCGATAGTGAGTGAGCTCATAGCCGGCAACGTGAGCGTCATAGCGACCTTCGAGGACCTCTGGGATGAGGCTGAGGAGAGGGGCATCGTTGAAGGAGACCCAGTAATGCTCGTGTGGGTCGTCAGGAAGGACTTCGCCGATGAGCACCCAGAGCTCGTGAAGGCCTTCGTGAGGGCCCAGGAGGAGAGCGCGAAGTTCTGGAAGGAGAACGCCGATGAGACGAAGAAGATACTCGGAGACCTCTACCACCTCGATGCCAAGACCCTCGATATACTCTACGACAGGACAGAGATCAACGACGAGGGCCTCAACGACGAACTCATAAGGGGGATAAAGTCCGAGTGGAAGCTCGCTTACCTCGGGGGCTACCTCGAAAAGGACCCGTCAAACCTGGACATCTTCTACAGGGGCTGA
- a CDS encoding 4-hydroxybenzoate octaprenyltransferase, translated as MAFDPGQVSKASRFHALMRLVRIEHTLFSLPYAYVGAFLSGFKVTLWEIIWMSLALLGLRTAAMAYNNIADLDIDSQNRRTWNRPLIKGLVSVSDAWWLVVVGSSLYFVSAVLLNFWTAVLSPIPWVIAMTYSGAKKKHSFPHLHLGLTLALAVAGGTIAAGGDEANLLVLLEKVPWAFFFGVLFWVAGFDTIYAIMDYEFDVKHGVGSIPARFGINKALKIALLFHLTAIAFFGLALPLYGLGWVYLIGWLVGSALILYENLIVWRGLENVPKAFNLNIPIGLILTLSAIADVLIRLYGGG; from the coding sequence ATGGCCTTCGACCCGGGGCAGGTCAGCAAAGCCAGTAGGTTTCACGCCCTCATGAGGCTGGTCAGGATAGAGCACACCCTCTTCAGCCTGCCCTATGCCTACGTCGGTGCCTTCCTGAGCGGCTTTAAGGTTACCCTCTGGGAGATAATCTGGATGAGCCTGGCCCTTCTCGGCCTCAGGACGGCCGCTATGGCCTACAACAACATCGCCGACCTCGACATAGACAGCCAGAACCGGAGGACTTGGAACAGGCCGCTGATTAAAGGCCTGGTCAGTGTAAGCGACGCCTGGTGGTTGGTCGTGGTTGGTTCGAGCCTCTACTTCGTCTCGGCGGTTCTCCTCAACTTCTGGACTGCCGTTCTAAGCCCGATTCCTTGGGTAATAGCTATGACCTACTCTGGGGCGAAGAAGAAGCACAGCTTTCCGCATCTTCACCTTGGTTTAACCCTTGCCCTAGCCGTTGCGGGCGGAACGATAGCCGCTGGCGGAGACGAAGCCAACCTGCTGGTTCTCCTCGAAAAAGTTCCCTGGGCATTCTTCTTCGGCGTCCTCTTCTGGGTCGCTGGATTCGACACAATTTACGCGATAATGGACTATGAGTTCGACGTTAAGCACGGAGTCGGGAGCATCCCAGCGAGGTTTGGGATAAATAAGGCGCTGAAGATAGCGCTCCTCTTCCACCTCACTGCCATAGCCTTCTTTGGTTTAGCCCTTCCGCTCTACGGCCTCGGGTGGGTTTACCTAATCGGCTGGCTGGTCGGGAGCGCACTCATTCTCTACGAGAACCTAATCGTCTGGAGAGGCCTTGAGAACGTGCCAAAGGCGTTCAACCTCAACATTCCAATAGGCCTGATCCTCACGCTCTCAGCCATAGCTGACGTCCTGATAAGGCTCTACGGAGGTGGTTGA
- a CDS encoding UbiD family decarboxylase, giving the protein MKDMREYLDWLERRGELIRVDEELSPELEIPAFLRKAMYSKAGAVLFERVKGYPEWKVAGNLFTGVETLRKALGVERLEEIGERPLKLFEGLPLGLSDKLSSLGRLKEMSAYLPKVVRRADFTKNVVEDNPFDFIPAFKTWPKDAGRYLTYPLVCFSDPKGVNSISVYRVMLLDGERAVIHWQIHKRGSQAWRDYLERNGGKMPVAIAIGSDIGTLLTAVSPVPYPLDSLLFAGFVRGKGLELYRLPNGVLVPANAEAVIEGYVDVNELHEEGPFGDHFGFYDKPAERNELYPVFHAERVYYRDDPIYYGSVVGKPPLEDAVIGKAIERVFLPMMRMVLPEVVDVNFPEYGVFQGVAIVSIKKRYPGHGKKVLNALWGTGQAALTKVIVVVSEDINPHDINQVIWAIASFVDPQRDVLVIPNAHTDALDPAVPNPPLGSKLGIDATRKLPEEMGGRVVEEVEEDPEVLKRLEGLFKKYLGE; this is encoded by the coding sequence ATGAAGGACATGCGTGAATACCTCGACTGGCTTGAGAGGCGGGGAGAGCTGATAAGGGTAGACGAGGAGCTGTCGCCAGAGCTTGAGATACCGGCCTTTCTGAGGAAGGCTATGTACTCCAAAGCCGGTGCCGTTCTCTTCGAGAGAGTTAAGGGTTATCCCGAGTGGAAGGTGGCCGGAAACCTCTTCACGGGCGTCGAAACGCTGAGGAAAGCCCTCGGAGTTGAGAGGCTTGAGGAGATAGGGGAGAGACCTCTAAAGCTCTTCGAGGGCCTTCCGCTCGGCCTCTCTGACAAGCTCTCTTCCCTCGGAAGGCTGAAGGAGATGAGCGCTTATCTCCCAAAGGTCGTGAGAAGGGCAGATTTCACGAAGAACGTTGTCGAGGATAACCCTTTCGACTTCATTCCGGCCTTTAAGACCTGGCCTAAGGACGCTGGCAGGTACCTAACTTACCCTCTCGTCTGCTTCTCCGATCCAAAGGGAGTGAACTCGATAAGCGTTTACAGGGTCATGCTCCTCGACGGCGAGAGGGCTGTTATCCACTGGCAAATTCACAAGCGCGGAAGCCAGGCGTGGCGGGACTACCTTGAGAGAAACGGCGGGAAGATGCCGGTTGCGATAGCCATCGGCTCTGACATAGGAACTCTCCTAACGGCGGTCTCTCCGGTTCCCTATCCTCTCGACAGCCTCCTCTTCGCCGGCTTCGTCCGTGGGAAAGGCCTTGAACTCTACCGCCTGCCGAACGGTGTTTTGGTTCCGGCCAACGCGGAAGCTGTGATAGAGGGCTACGTGGATGTGAACGAACTCCACGAGGAGGGGCCCTTCGGAGACCACTTCGGCTTCTACGACAAACCAGCCGAGAGGAACGAGCTCTATCCGGTTTTCCACGCTGAGAGAGTTTATTACCGCGACGACCCGATATACTACGGCTCCGTTGTCGGAAAACCGCCGCTGGAGGATGCAGTCATTGGAAAGGCCATCGAGAGGGTCTTCCTTCCCATGATGAGGATGGTTCTCCCAGAGGTCGTTGACGTGAACTTTCCTGAGTACGGAGTCTTCCAGGGGGTCGCGATAGTCTCGATAAAGAAGCGCTATCCCGGGCATGGAAAGAAAGTCTTGAATGCCCTCTGGGGAACCGGACAGGCCGCGCTCACGAAGGTTATCGTTGTGGTAAGCGAGGATATCAACCCGCACGACATCAACCAGGTTATCTGGGCCATAGCCTCTTTCGTCGACCCGCAGAGGGACGTTTTAGTTATTCCAAACGCGCACACAGACGCCCTCGATCCGGCCGTTCCAAACCCGCCGCTCGGGAGCAAGCTCGGGATTGACGCCACTAGAAAGCTTCCTGAGGAGATGGGTGGGAGGGTCGTTGAGGAAGTTGAGGAAGACCCAGAGGTGCTCAAGAGGCTTGAAGGGCTCTTCAAAAAGTACCTCGGTGAGTGA
- a CDS encoding ABC transporter ATP-binding protein: protein MLRAESLYFSYGDFAVENVNLSLNRGELVAIIGPNGTGKSTLLKLLFGILKPEKGKVEVDGKNISELSPGERAKVIGFVPQNHVPTFPFKALDFVLLGSTPELGPFGAPSKRYKEKAMELLRLFGLEKYSEKPYTSLSGGQIRLLLIARALMTSPKYLLLDEPTSNLDLRNALLVLQTVKKLTKEGVGSLVVLHDPNLAGLFADRVVLMKDGRIIAEGKPEEVIDEKLLSKAYGVELKLIECGGERVLRPKVEV, encoded by the coding sequence ATGCTGAGGGCTGAAAGCCTTTACTTCTCCTACGGAGATTTCGCAGTTGAAAACGTCAACCTCTCCCTCAATAGGGGTGAGTTAGTTGCGATAATCGGCCCGAACGGCACAGGAAAGAGCACCCTTCTTAAGCTCCTCTTCGGAATACTGAAGCCGGAGAAGGGGAAGGTCGAAGTTGATGGAAAAAACATCTCGGAGCTTTCTCCCGGTGAGAGGGCGAAGGTTATCGGCTTCGTCCCTCAGAACCACGTTCCAACATTCCCATTCAAGGCCCTCGACTTCGTTCTCTTAGGTTCAACTCCTGAACTCGGGCCCTTTGGTGCTCCGAGTAAGAGGTATAAAGAGAAGGCGATGGAGCTTTTGAGGCTCTTCGGCCTTGAGAAATACTCGGAAAAGCCCTACACTTCGCTGAGCGGCGGCCAGATCAGATTGCTACTCATTGCGAGGGCACTGATGACCTCTCCAAAATACCTTCTCCTCGACGAACCGACTAGCAACCTCGACCTCAGAAATGCCCTTTTAGTTCTTCAAACGGTGAAGAAGCTCACAAAAGAGGGTGTTGGCTCGTTAGTGGTTCTCCACGACCCAAACCTCGCCGGACTTTTCGCGGACAGGGTCGTGCTGATGAAAGATGGAAGGATAATCGCCGAAGGGAAGCCCGAGGAGGTCATAGACGAGAAGCTCCTCAGCAAGGCCTACGGGGTGGAGCTCAAGCTGATTGAGTGCGGCGGTGAAAGGGTTTTAAGGCCGAAGGTGGAGGTCTGA
- a CDS encoding flavodoxin domain-containing protein, with the protein MRVLIVYTTRYASTEKAVKLTASLLEERGHKVDVKRVEDDPVPEGYDLVIMAAPVYRDGPHWNLMEWVEKHRERLEEVPKAFFLVAMHLAGSVFMGRLHGGIAYSQPLIEAFEVPPFYGTLIGGEVEPEKLSEGDRRKMERFYLALGERLEKKSLYREEDVRAFVRRTLLYYDWFGKHFRRGELEKVKDFDFMEKIRELERNAEG; encoded by the coding sequence GTGAGGGTTTTGATAGTCTACACGACAAGATATGCATCAACTGAAAAGGCCGTAAAGCTTACCGCTTCCCTGCTGGAGGAGAGGGGACACAAAGTTGATGTGAAAAGAGTAGAGGACGACCCGGTTCCAGAGGGCTACGACCTCGTGATAATGGCCGCTCCGGTCTACCGTGACGGCCCGCACTGGAACCTTATGGAATGGGTTGAGAAACACAGAGAGAGGCTCGAAGAGGTTCCAAAGGCCTTCTTCCTCGTTGCTATGCATCTCGCTGGTTCAGTCTTCATGGGCAGACTACACGGAGGGATAGCCTACTCACAGCCCTTGATAGAGGCCTTCGAGGTTCCGCCCTTCTACGGGACGCTGATAGGGGGAGAGGTCGAACCTGAAAAGCTCAGCGAAGGGGATAGGAGAAAAATGGAGAGGTTTTACCTAGCGCTTGGAGAGAGGCTCGAAAAGAAGAGCCTTTACAGAGAGGAGGACGTTAGAGCCTTCGTCAGGAGGACGCTCCTCTACTACGACTGGTTCGGGAAGCACTTCAGGAGGGGCGAGCTGGAGAAGGTTAAGGACTTCGACTTCATGGAGAAAATAAGGGAGCTGGAGAGAAATGCTGAGGGCTGA
- a CDS encoding FecCD family ABC transporter permease: MRKGVILLLVFPLVAVFLGIFVGSYPTNPFNLDQLGKRVIWNIRLPRTLMGISAGMALGLGGMVLQAVFRNPLVDTYILGVSSGVALGAALAVSFLPMAGIAPVALVFGLLAVFTAYSLARVNGRVSTVSLVLAGIIVTSLFSALLALLELLLPSESLSALVVWLMGSLSNATWEKVAYSLPGVVILTIFLYLLRFRLNVMSLGDEAELLGVNVPLWRGIFVFLSALLTVLVISFTGIIGWVGLIVPHTARMLVGPEHSKLIPATISMGITVMVLADVIVRLLPGDIPVGIITTVVGVPFFAYLLRKTGGGWE; the protein is encoded by the coding sequence ATGAGAAAGGGCGTTATCCTCTTGCTAGTCTTTCCACTGGTTGCCGTCTTTCTCGGGATCTTCGTGGGGAGCTATCCAACCAATCCCTTCAATCTTGACCAGCTTGGAAAAAGGGTTATCTGGAACATCAGGCTTCCGAGGACTCTGATGGGGATCTCAGCAGGAATGGCCCTCGGTCTGGGCGGAATGGTTCTCCAGGCGGTTTTTCGGAACCCACTGGTAGACACCTACATTCTCGGCGTCTCATCTGGAGTTGCCCTCGGGGCGGCCCTGGCCGTTTCGTTTCTCCCGATGGCTGGAATAGCTCCGGTTGCGCTGGTCTTTGGCCTTCTCGCCGTCTTCACAGCCTATTCCCTCGCGAGGGTGAACGGCAGGGTCTCAACGGTCTCGCTGGTTCTGGCAGGTATAATAGTCACCTCGCTTTTTTCAGCCCTGTTAGCTCTTCTTGAGCTCCTACTGCCAAGCGAGAGCCTCTCGGCTTTAGTTGTCTGGCTCATGGGGAGCCTCTCCAACGCCACGTGGGAAAAAGTTGCCTATTCCCTTCCGGGGGTTGTCATCCTCACGATATTCCTTTACCTGCTCAGGTTTAGATTGAACGTCATGAGCCTCGGGGATGAGGCGGAACTCCTCGGGGTGAACGTCCCACTGTGGAGGGGCATCTTCGTCTTCCTCTCTGCCCTGCTGACTGTTCTGGTTATCTCTTTCACCGGGATAATCGGGTGGGTCGGTTTAATCGTCCCGCACACTGCCAGAATGCTCGTCGGCCCTGAGCATTCGAAACTCATTCCAGCTACGATTTCAATGGGAATAACGGTTATGGTTCTGGCCGATGTTATTGTAAGACTCCTTCCAGGAGACATTCCGGTGGGGATAATAACCACTGTCGTCGGCGTTCCGTTCTTCGCTTATCTCCTCAGAAAAACCGGGGGTGGATGGGAGTGA
- a CDS encoding ABC transporter substrate-binding protein: protein MIFPASLVEIAKLAGAGDKVVGVNEEIRLDYCLPDFRDRPVVGKYLQREKLTYWDVLEELRPEVIMDFEIDTLYSIDELKAFAERHNAKLALFDIIKVEDLFPITQEIASLVGGDPSKLLEFYRKHLARIRGIAKALEERRKVVMLYRGINVVTQTNVLSDAVEKTGAEYMGKLPTHRKVVPVPFEEFVKRFSEADVLILLTSVLTSEEKLREIRDEMLDSSEWRKVKAVDTGEIHILGSAIDRNSFMRWSPRIIPGIYQLGNVIYPDYYPDWESVAKELYRLCGVER from the coding sequence GTGATTTTTCCAGCGTCGCTCGTGGAGATAGCAAAGCTGGCCGGTGCAGGGGACAAGGTGGTCGGCGTCAACGAGGAGATAAGGCTCGACTACTGCCTGCCAGATTTCAGGGACAGGCCAGTTGTTGGAAAGTACCTCCAGAGGGAAAAGCTGACTTACTGGGACGTCCTTGAGGAGCTGAGGCCGGAAGTCATAATGGACTTCGAGATAGACACTCTCTACAGCATAGACGAGCTTAAGGCCTTCGCCGAGAGACACAACGCAAAATTAGCACTCTTCGACATCATTAAGGTTGAAGACCTCTTTCCTATAACTCAAGAGATCGCCAGCCTAGTCGGCGGGGACCCTTCAAAGCTCCTTGAATTCTACAGGAAGCACCTTGCGAGGATTAGAGGAATAGCCAAAGCCTTGGAAGAGAGGAGAAAGGTTGTGATGCTCTACCGCGGGATAAACGTCGTGACGCAGACCAACGTCCTGAGCGATGCTGTTGAGAAGACTGGAGCGGAGTATATGGGAAAACTTCCGACCCATCGGAAGGTGGTTCCAGTCCCGTTTGAAGAGTTCGTAAAGCGCTTTAGTGAGGCTGACGTTCTCATCCTGCTCACCAGCGTCCTAACGAGCGAGGAGAAGCTGAGAGAAATCAGGGACGAGATGCTCGATTCAAGCGAGTGGAGAAAGGTGAAGGCCGTTGACACTGGGGAAATTCACATCCTCGGCTCGGCAATAGATAGAAACAGCTTTATGCGCTGGAGTCCAAGGATAATACCAGGGATATACCAGCTCGGGAATGTGATCTATCCCGACTACTATCCAGACTGGGAATCTGTGGCGAAGGAACTCTACAGGCTCTGCGGGGTAGAGCGATGA
- a CDS encoding ABC transporter substrate-binding protein, giving the protein MRKAGILLVAVLLLSVFAAGCVSNSGSNGEKTSITPKEITVKDFAGRSVTVKVPVQRAVILSTSALEIVQLLGAEDQVVGIPVEAKADALLSEKLKNKTVVGKRLKIEDWEKVLALKPDLMVNLYLKKFYDVDEFLNKSASYGIPVIMLREDKLDDIPKAVELLGKVFGKEEKASEFEKYFNDQVSEVKKIAKKIPANERKKVVIIQPIMGKYYVVNGNDVIAQAVRLVGAEYMANFTFNGYSPVRVPLDKEKLITQFKDADVVMLLTSTVTPYDKVEAIKNEMLNDEAWKGIKAVSEGNVYILKAELDKDSFLRWSPRMAVGIWVIGRTIYPDYYPDWKEKADDFIRRFYGLS; this is encoded by the coding sequence ATGAGGAAGGCTGGAATACTCCTGGTTGCGGTTTTGCTCCTTTCGGTCTTCGCGGCCGGCTGTGTGAGCAACTCGGGGAGCAATGGTGAAAAGACATCAATAACGCCAAAGGAGATAACCGTCAAGGACTTCGCAGGAAGGAGCGTTACGGTCAAGGTTCCGGTTCAGAGGGCAGTGATACTCTCGACGTCGGCCCTTGAGATAGTTCAGCTGTTGGGTGCTGAAGACCAGGTCGTTGGAATACCGGTCGAGGCCAAGGCCGATGCGCTCCTCTCGGAGAAGCTCAAGAACAAGACTGTGGTAGGAAAGAGGCTCAAGATAGAGGACTGGGAGAAGGTTTTAGCGCTGAAGCCAGACCTTATGGTCAACCTATACCTCAAGAAGTTCTACGACGTTGACGAGTTCCTGAACAAGTCAGCGAGCTACGGGATTCCAGTTATAATGCTCCGCGAGGACAAGCTCGATGACATCCCGAAGGCCGTGGAACTGCTCGGAAAGGTCTTCGGAAAGGAGGAGAAGGCGAGTGAGTTTGAGAAGTACTTCAACGACCAGGTGAGCGAGGTCAAGAAGATCGCCAAGAAGATACCGGCCAACGAGAGGAAGAAAGTCGTCATAATACAGCCAATAATGGGCAAGTACTACGTCGTCAACGGCAACGACGTTATAGCCCAAGCTGTTAGGCTGGTCGGCGCGGAATACATGGCCAACTTCACCTTCAACGGCTACAGCCCGGTTAGAGTCCCGCTCGACAAGGAGAAACTCATAACCCAGTTCAAGGACGCCGATGTAGTTATGCTCCTAACGAGCACGGTGACGCCCTACGACAAGGTTGAAGCGATAAAGAACGAGATGCTGAACGACGAAGCGTGGAAGGGCATAAAGGCCGTCAGCGAGGGCAACGTCTACATCCTCAAAGCGGAGCTTGATAAGGACAGCTTCCTACGCTGGAGCCCGCGTATGGCCGTCGGAATCTGGGTCATCGGAAGGACCATCTACCCGGACTACTACCCGGACTGGAAGGAGAAGGCAGACGATTTCATAAGGAGGTTCTACGGCCTCTCCTGA
- a CDS encoding TIGR04053 family radical SAM/SPASM domain-containing protein, with protein sequence MHRGKSHGSWPYDRKPILVFWETTKACQLKCKHCRAEAILQALPGELTTDEGKKLIDSLTDFGRPYPILILTGGDPLMRKDIFELIDYAVEKGIRVGLAPAVTPLLTEETIDEIVEHGVKAVSISLDSPFSEVHDAIRGIEGTWERTVWAIKEFLKRDVSVQVNTVVMRETVEGLPEMAKLLKELGVNIWEVFYLVPTGRGSFESDLKPEEWEDVTHFLYEASKHLLVRTTEGPMFRRVAIMRRALEEKGINPDEVLKPGELYFRLKRRLIELLGEGGEAKAQTMGTRDGKGIVFISYRGDVYPSGFLPYPAGNVREKSLVEIYQNSELMRKLRSAEFKGRCGVCEFREVCGGSRARAYAYYVDPLAEDPACPYQPGTYLKLASQLGITLPIGTFGEEKPV encoded by the coding sequence ATGCACCGAGGAAAATCTCACGGCTCATGGCCCTACGATAGGAAACCCATCCTCGTATTCTGGGAGACCACAAAGGCCTGCCAGCTCAAGTGCAAGCACTGCCGCGCCGAGGCCATACTCCAGGCCCTTCCGGGCGAGCTGACGACCGATGAAGGGAAGAAGCTGATAGACTCGCTCACCGATTTTGGAAGGCCCTACCCGATACTCATCCTCACAGGCGGCGACCCGCTCATGAGGAAGGACATCTTCGAGCTGATAGACTATGCGGTGGAGAAGGGCATCAGAGTGGGTCTCGCTCCTGCGGTTACTCCTCTTCTCACCGAGGAGACGATAGACGAGATAGTCGAGCACGGTGTCAAAGCGGTAAGCATAAGCCTCGACAGCCCGTTCTCGGAAGTCCACGATGCCATAAGGGGCATCGAGGGGACTTGGGAGAGGACTGTCTGGGCCATAAAGGAGTTCCTCAAGAGGGACGTGAGTGTCCAGGTTAACACCGTCGTCATGCGCGAGACCGTCGAGGGCCTCCCCGAGATGGCCAAGCTTCTCAAAGAGCTCGGCGTGAACATCTGGGAGGTCTTCTACCTCGTCCCAACGGGAAGGGGGAGCTTTGAGAGCGACCTGAAGCCGGAGGAGTGGGAGGACGTTACCCACTTCCTCTACGAGGCATCCAAGCACCTTCTCGTGAGAACTACCGAAGGCCCGATGTTCAGAAGGGTTGCCATAATGAGGAGGGCCCTCGAGGAGAAGGGGATAAACCCGGACGAGGTTCTCAAGCCGGGAGAGCTCTACTTCAGGCTCAAGAGGAGGCTCATCGAACTCCTTGGAGAAGGCGGAGAGGCGAAGGCTCAGACGATGGGAACGAGGGACGGCAAGGGCATAGTCTTCATCTCCTACCGCGGAGATGTCTATCCAAGTGGCTTTCTGCCATATCCAGCGGGGAACGTGAGGGAGAAGAGCCTCGTTGAAATCTACCAGAACTCCGAACTCATGAGGAAGCTCCGCTCGGCGGAGTTCAAGGGAAGGTGCGGTGTCTGCGAGTTTAGGGAGGTCTGCGGGGGAAGCAGAGCTAGGGCTTATGCCTACTATGTTGACCCGCTCGCCGAAGACCCGGCCTGTCCATATCAACCTGGAACTTACCTCAAGCTCGCCTCTCAGCTCGGGATAACTCTTCCAATCGGAACCTTCGGGGAGGAAAAGCCGGTTTGA
- the cydB gene encoding cytochrome d ubiquinol oxidase subunit II, with protein sequence MDYATAWYYFSAFLLGMYLAFDGFDLGLGSLLFFVKDQKDRDVLINTIAPVWDGNEVWFITWGAGIFAMWPALYAVLFSTFYLAIWLLAFLLIFRAVGFEFRNRNKALWDKLFATVSALIALVLGVVVGNLIQGIPIDANGFHGSLLTLFRPFPLIVGLFVLFAVMWHGANWAVYKTTGKLQEQMRKHTFNFWVLTVVFLLLVVVGMKIWAPLRFERALTPLGLGLTLVILVAGLLDGYLIKKGDEKLSFYISWLAFPLVVFLVYYSMYPYWVISTTDPNFKLSIKDLAASPLTLQAVLGVSVVLAVIIMAYTLYVYKMFGGKVTEAEGYY encoded by the coding sequence ATGGACTACGCGACCGCCTGGTATTACTTTTCAGCCTTCCTCCTTGGAATGTATCTAGCGTTTGACGGCTTCGACCTCGGACTGGGAAGCCTGCTGTTTTTCGTCAAGGATCAGAAGGACAGGGACGTGCTCATCAACACGATAGCTCCAGTCTGGGACGGCAACGAGGTCTGGTTCATCACTTGGGGTGCAGGGATATTCGCCATGTGGCCGGCCCTCTACGCGGTCCTCTTCAGCACGTTCTATCTCGCTATCTGGCTGCTTGCCTTCCTGCTGATATTCAGGGCTGTCGGCTTCGAGTTCAGGAACAGAAACAAGGCCCTCTGGGACAAGCTCTTTGCCACGGTGAGCGCGCTGATAGCCCTCGTCCTCGGCGTCGTCGTCGGCAACCTCATCCAGGGAATCCCGATAGATGCCAACGGATTCCACGGTTCACTACTGACTCTCTTCAGGCCGTTCCCGCTGATAGTCGGCCTCTTCGTGCTCTTCGCAGTCATGTGGCATGGGGCTAACTGGGCGGTCTACAAGACGACCGGAAAGCTCCAGGAGCAGATGAGGAAGCACACCTTCAACTTCTGGGTTCTCACTGTGGTCTTCCTGCTCCTCGTCGTGGTCGGCATGAAGATATGGGCCCCGCTGAGGTTCGAGAGAGCTTTAACACCGCTCGGGCTTGGACTGACACTGGTAATCCTCGTGGCAGGACTGCTCGACGGCTACCTCATCAAGAAGGGCGACGAGAAGCTCAGCTTCTACATCAGCTGGCTGGCCTTCCCGCTGGTGGTCTTCCTCGTCTACTACAGCATGTATCCGTACTGGGTCATCTCCACCACCGACCCGAACTTCAAGCTCAGCATCAAGGACCTTGCCGCCTCGCCGCTGACCCTCCAGGCAGTGCTCGGAGTCTCAGTAGTCCTCGCAGTGATCATCATGGCCTACACGCTCTACGTCTACAAGATGTTCGGCGGAAAGGTCACGGAAGCGGAAGGCTACTACTGA